One region of Miscanthus floridulus cultivar M001 chromosome 19, ASM1932011v1, whole genome shotgun sequence genomic DNA includes:
- the LOC136527929 gene encoding large ribosomal subunit protein uL23-like, translated as MAPKAAPAKKADAKAQALKVAKAVKSGAGKKKTKKIRTSVTFHRPKTLKKARDPKYPRISTTGRNKLDQYQILKYPLTTESAMKKIEDNNTLVFIVDLKADKKKIKAAVKKMYDIQAKKVNTLIRPDGKKKAYVKLTPDYDALDVANKIGII; from the exons ATGGCTCCTAAAG CCGCTCCTGCCAAGAAGGCTGATGCCAAGGCCCAGGCCTTGAAGGTTGCCAAGGCTGTGAAGTCTGGGGCAGGCAAGAAGAAGACCAAGAAGATCCGCACGTCCGTGACATTTCACCGCCCCAAGACCCTGAAGAAGGCCAGGGACCCGAAGTACCCAAGAATCAGCACCACTGGAAGAAACAAGCTTGATCAGTACCAAATCCTCAAGTACCCCCTCACCACAGAATCGGCAATGAAGAAGATTGAAGATAACAACACTCTGGTCTTCATCGTCGACCTCAAGGCagacaagaagaagatcaaggccgcTGTTAAGAAGATGTATGACATTCAGGCAAAGAAGGTCAACACCCTGATCAG GCCTGATGGGAAGAAGAAGGCTTATGTGAAGCTGACGCCTGACTATGATGCTCTTGATGTGGCCAACAAAATCGGCATCATCTAA